A stretch of Gammaproteobacteria bacterium DNA encodes these proteins:
- the argC gene encoding N-acetyl-gamma-glutamyl-phosphate reductase: protein MPESIPAIVLGASGYVGGELLRLLASHPCMQPAAVVSRSRRHEPVETVFPNLRGVWPDLRFTGIDDLPDTLGDRCAIFSTAAHGASAQLVDRALGACAERQCVPSVVDVSADFRFRDAEAYEAVYGIEHGAPDRMPMFRSLLPEHATIRKPRHVGHPGCFATGMLLAAMPLMRPQARGRPAGRSRSALVDPRLMVSAVTGSTGAGRAPRPTTHHPTRHANMFAYKPLAHRHAPEVEGILRASTGRGVQLHFVPTSGPFARGIYMVLHARLLDGVDANRVRDAYADHYAKAAFVHLVDAPPRLKDVVGSNHAHLATAVNRGTLAVTVALDNLVKGAAGGAIQWMNVLHGLPETTGLTTPAASWM, encoded by the coding sequence ATGCCTGAATCGATTCCCGCCATTGTACTGGGCGCATCCGGGTACGTGGGCGGCGAGCTGCTTCGCCTTCTCGCGTCCCACCCCTGCATGCAGCCGGCCGCGGTCGTGTCGCGAAGCCGGAGGCACGAGCCGGTGGAAACAGTCTTTCCGAACCTGCGTGGTGTGTGGCCGGACCTGCGCTTCACCGGCATCGACGACCTGCCCGACACGCTCGGTGACCGCTGCGCCATCTTCTCGACCGCCGCCCACGGAGCCAGCGCCCAACTGGTCGACCGGGCCCTCGGCGCCTGTGCGGAGCGGCAGTGCGTCCCGAGCGTGGTCGACGTATCCGCGGACTTTCGCTTTCGTGACGCCGAGGCCTACGAAGCCGTCTACGGGATCGAGCACGGCGCCCCGGATCGCATGCCGATGTTCCGGAGCCTGCTGCCGGAGCACGCCACCATACGCAAGCCCCGGCACGTCGGCCATCCCGGGTGCTTTGCGACCGGAATGCTGCTCGCCGCCATGCCGCTGATGCGCCCCCAGGCAAGGGGCCGCCCGGCCGGACGTAGTCGCAGCGCGCTGGTCGATCCCCGCCTGATGGTCAGCGCGGTGACGGGGAGTACCGGGGCGGGCCGCGCTCCCAGGCCCACGACCCACCACCCGACCCGGCACGCCAACATGTTCGCGTACAAGCCGCTCGCGCATCGCCATGCGCCGGAAGTGGAAGGGATCCTGAGGGCATCGACCGGCCGGGGCGTACAACTGCACTTCGTTCCGACGTCCGGCCCGTTCGCGCGCGGCATCTACATGGTGTTGCATGCACGGCTGCTCGACGGCGTTGACGCGAACCGGGTGCGTGACGCCTATGCCGATCATTATGCCAAGGCGGCCTTCGTGCACCTGGTCGATGCGCCGCCCAGGCTGAAGGACGTGGTGGGCAGCAATCACGCCCATCTGGCCACGGCGGTGAACCGGGGCACGCTGGCGGTCACGGTGGCGCTCGACAACCTGGTCAAGGGCGCTGCCGGAGGGGCGATCCAATGGATGAATGTGCTGCACGGGCTTCCCGAAACCACCGGGCTGACCACTCCGGCAGCGTCATGGATGTGA
- a CDS encoding arginine repressor, with translation MVITRILENREVASQEELVRLLGERGIVVTQSCISRDLARLGAMKGAGGYSLRPLNLSEEDRRTLSSYARAVHAAGPNLTVVRTATGAAQRIALFLDRMGWKEVLATLSGDDTIFIATRNRSEQRALVGRLRREAGLSGSRNEGNA, from the coding sequence ATGGTGATCACGAGAATCCTGGAGAACCGCGAAGTCGCCAGCCAGGAGGAACTCGTGCGCCTGCTGGGAGAACGCGGGATTGTCGTGACCCAATCCTGCATCAGCCGGGACCTGGCCCGGTTGGGAGCGATGAAGGGTGCTGGCGGCTACAGCCTGCGGCCTCTCAATCTCTCGGAAGAGGACCGCCGCACGCTCTCCAGCTACGCGCGCGCCGTGCACGCGGCCGGTCCGAATCTGACCGTTGTGCGCACCGCGACCGGGGCCGCCCAGCGCATCGCGCTCTTCCTCGACCGGATGGGCTGGAAGGAAGTCCTGGCGACACTGTCGGGCGACGACACCATCTTCATCGCAACCCGAAACCGCAGCGAACAGCGTGCCCTGGTGGGCCGGCTGCGCCGCGAGGCCGGCCTGTCGGGCTCACGGAACGAGGGCAATGCGTAG
- a CDS encoding deoxyhypusine synthase family protein — translation MTDPARRDLLCRPVEHVDIRAFDARPVIGQFRPTAIQARNLARAADICSEMLADPECTVILTLAGSLVSAGLKKALVTLIDSGMVDVVVSTGANMVDQDFFEALGFRHYMAPGSPEHPVVPDERLRELAIDRIYDTYIDERELRVCDRTMRGIFDRLSARPYSSREILTEMGRFLDVSFPESESVVLSAYRKRVPVFVPALSDCSAGFGIVLHQAAAAREGREPVSLDSGRDFLELARIKLASRATGLLMLGGGVPKNFAQDIVVAAEMLQEDDAASARAPASGDGTGEATPSEVSMHRYAVQLTVADSRDGALSGSTLREAASWGKVETAREQMVFCEATLGFSLLASDAWHRRAWEGRPERRFTDWLEVQAGDPTADRETHPATAGTTGTVAGVPM, via the coding sequence GTGACCGATCCTGCCAGACGCGATCTTCTTTGCCGCCCGGTGGAGCACGTCGACATCCGCGCGTTCGACGCCCGCCCGGTCATAGGCCAGTTCCGGCCGACGGCCATCCAGGCCCGCAACCTGGCGCGCGCGGCGGACATCTGTTCGGAGATGCTCGCCGACCCGGAGTGCACCGTCATCCTCACGCTCGCGGGATCGCTCGTGTCCGCGGGCCTCAAGAAGGCGCTGGTGACGCTGATCGACTCAGGCATGGTGGACGTGGTGGTGTCGACGGGCGCCAACATGGTGGATCAGGACTTCTTCGAGGCTCTGGGGTTCCGGCACTACATGGCTCCAGGCTCGCCCGAGCATCCGGTGGTGCCGGATGAACGTCTGCGCGAGCTAGCCATCGACCGCATCTACGACACCTACATCGACGAGCGGGAGTTGCGCGTCTGCGACCGGACGATGAGGGGCATCTTCGATCGGCTTTCCGCGCGCCCGTATTCGTCGCGTGAGATCCTGACCGAAATGGGCCGCTTCCTCGATGTGAGCTTCCCCGAGTCGGAATCCGTGGTGCTTTCGGCGTACCGGAAGAGGGTTCCGGTCTTCGTGCCCGCTCTCAGCGACTGCTCCGCCGGGTTCGGCATCGTGCTGCACCAGGCCGCGGCCGCGCGCGAGGGGCGCGAACCGGTGTCGCTGGACTCGGGGAGGGACTTCCTCGAGCTCGCCCGGATCAAGCTCGCTTCCCGCGCTACGGGGCTGCTCATGCTCGGCGGAGGGGTTCCCAAGAACTTTGCCCAGGACATCGTGGTGGCCGCGGAGATGCTGCAAGAGGACGATGCCGCCTCGGCGCGGGCGCCCGCTTCAGGGGATGGGACCGGCGAGGCTACGCCCTCGGAGGTATCGATGCACCGATATGCCGTGCAGCTCACGGTCGCGGACAGTCGCGACGGCGCCCTGTCCGGTTCGACCCTGCGCGAGGCCGCAAGCTGGGGAAAGGTGGAGACGGCGCGCGAACAGATGGTGTTCTGCGAAGCCACGCTGGGCTTTTCGCTGCTCGCGAGCGATGCCTGGCACCGCCGGGCGTGGGAGGGCCGGCCCGAACGCAGGTTCACGGACTGGCTCGAGGTGCAAGCAGGAGACCCGACGGCCGATCGCGAAACCCACCCCGCCACCGCCGGGACGACGGGAACGGTCGCGGGCGTGCCGATGTAA
- a CDS encoding GMC family oxidoreductase has protein sequence MSQVIESDVCIIGGGISAAMVAERLAERTEASITVVEAGGRTASLEERTATRARMLAYGENPYPNDHIPGQTGTGEMYQSMVLGGAAMHWGGAVPRYSPEDFRVRSLYGVGYDWPITFDDLEPYYQEAEERMGVAGEQGPPEYDPRSRPYPMPPLPLSWNLERMREWTDAAGIPFWTQPWARNTEPWQGRNVCQRCDTCAVCPTGAKYTPDFAFDRLLAAGRIRLHGRTLIRSLNLASGSDRMETATGFHQDAPDQPVEFRARTFVLAAGHSWSSHLLLLSANSRFPNGLANSTDNVGRYMTGHWFASGFIELPMRLYPGIFPNNSLLSHRFASPGPLDRYLRHDIRLWESTVGREARLATDDGRVLWGDEVMADWRARTRSTATARIRSYYDVIPTPDSRLTLDPGMRNAHGDPMPRIDYVAGQATLDLEPHTHETLLDRFDELARAAGGRMMSTRASRLFEHPGGGCRMGDDPATSVVDRWGRAHDHENLFVVGAPTIVSSGCANGTLTFCALSLMAAEEIAKG, from the coding sequence ATGAGCCAGGTCATCGAGAGCGACGTCTGCATCATCGGGGGCGGCATCAGCGCGGCCATGGTTGCGGAACGTCTCGCGGAGCGCACCGAGGCGTCCATCACGGTCGTCGAGGCGGGGGGCCGCACGGCTTCTCTGGAAGAGAGAACGGCGACCCGCGCGCGCATGCTCGCGTATGGCGAGAACCCCTACCCGAACGACCACATCCCCGGTCAGACCGGCACGGGCGAGATGTACCAGTCGATGGTCCTGGGGGGCGCCGCGATGCACTGGGGGGGCGCCGTGCCCCGGTATTCGCCGGAGGACTTCCGGGTGCGCTCCCTCTACGGGGTCGGATACGACTGGCCCATCACCTTCGACGATCTGGAGCCCTACTACCAGGAGGCCGAGGAGCGCATGGGCGTCGCCGGGGAGCAGGGCCCGCCCGAGTACGATCCCCGTTCCAGGCCGTATCCGATGCCGCCCCTGCCGCTCTCCTGGAACCTCGAGCGCATGCGCGAGTGGACGGACGCGGCGGGCATCCCCTTCTGGACCCAGCCGTGGGCGCGCAACACCGAGCCGTGGCAGGGACGCAACGTGTGCCAGCGCTGCGACACCTGCGCGGTCTGCCCGACGGGCGCCAAGTACACCCCGGATTTCGCGTTCGACCGCCTGCTCGCCGCGGGGCGAATCCGGCTGCACGGCCGCACGCTGATTCGCTCGCTGAATCTGGCATCGGGCTCGGACCGCATGGAGACCGCCACGGGATTTCATCAGGACGCCCCCGACCAGCCCGTCGAATTCCGGGCGCGAACCTTCGTGCTGGCTGCGGGCCACAGCTGGAGTTCGCATCTCCTCCTGCTTTCGGCCAACAGCCGCTTCCCCAACGGTTTGGCCAACAGCACGGACAACGTCGGGCGCTACATGACCGGGCACTGGTTCGCCAGCGGCTTCATCGAGCTGCCCATGAGGCTCTACCCGGGGATCTTTCCCAACAACAGCCTGCTGTCGCACCGCTTCGCGAGTCCGGGGCCGCTTGACCGCTACCTGCGCCACGACATCCGGCTGTGGGAATCGACGGTGGGCCGCGAAGCCCGGCTGGCGACGGACGACGGGCGGGTCCTCTGGGGCGACGAGGTGATGGCCGACTGGCGCGCGCGCACCCGGTCCACCGCGACCGCGCGCATCCGGTCGTACTACGACGTGATTCCCACCCCCGATAGCCGTCTCACGCTCGACCCGGGCATGCGCAACGCGCACGGCGATCCGATGCCGCGCATCGACTACGTGGCGGGGCAGGCCACCCTCGACCTGGAGCCGCACACCCACGAGACCCTGCTGGACCGCTTCGACGAGCTCGCGCGCGCGGCGGGCGGGCGCATGATGAGCACGCGGGCGTCACGCCTGTTCGAGCATCCGGGCGGCGGTTGCCGGATGGGCGACGATCCCGCCACCAGCGTGGTGGACCGCTGGGGACGCGCGCACGACCACGAGAACCTTTTCGTGGTGGGCGCGCCCACGATCGTCTCCAGCGGCTGCGCCAACGGGACCCTCACCTTCTGCGCGCTGTCGCTGATGGCCGCGGAGGAGATTGCGAAGGGTTAG
- a CDS encoding twin-arginine translocation signal domain-containing protein: protein MAESRRTFLKQSAATVAVVSLPSCAPTAAESPDALAPATLRAVGEAVLPEELGAEGRERAVAAFELWSEGLEPVAEMPHPYLVPVTVYTGPDPRPGWAAQLSGLDIESGKRFGMSFAEAGVSERRRILEPHVRRAGPDFGRPENAAHIAVALAAHFFASPIATDLCYGRAIARQQCRGLAGAGNEPAPLPGAAS, encoded by the coding sequence ATGGCCGAGTCACGCAGAACCTTCCTGAAGCAGTCCGCGGCAACAGTGGCCGTGGTTTCGTTGCCGAGTTGCGCGCCCACCGCGGCGGAGAGCCCGGACGCGCTCGCTCCGGCCACGCTTCGGGCCGTCGGCGAGGCGGTGTTGCCGGAAGAGCTGGGCGCGGAGGGCCGCGAGCGGGCGGTGGCCGCCTTCGAGCTCTGGTCGGAAGGGCTGGAGCCGGTGGCCGAGATGCCCCATCCCTACCTGGTGCCCGTGACGGTCTACACGGGGCCGGATCCCCGGCCCGGATGGGCCGCCCAACTGAGCGGGCTGGACATCGAGAGCGGCAAGCGCTTCGGGATGTCGTTCGCCGAGGCCGGAGTGTCCGAGCGGCGACGGATCCTCGAGCCGCATGTGCGCCGGGCCGGTCCCGACTTCGGCCGGCCGGAAAACGCCGCGCACATCGCGGTCGCGCTCGCGGCCCACTTCTTCGCCTCCCCGATCGCGACCGATCTCTGCTACGGCCGAGCCATCGCCAGGCAGCAGTGCAGAGGCCTCGCGGGCGCCGGAAACGAACCCGCCCCGCTGCCGGGAGCCGCGTCATGA
- a CDS encoding DUF72 domain-containing protein: MHHSAMRIWTGTSGFAYKEWKGRFYPEKLPQRAFLSHYAGELPAVEINNTFYRLPKVDLLMKWAEQVPERFRFSIKASRRITHFKRLGLSSTNETTYLVETCATLGPRLGVILFQMPPNMKKDAGRLAAFLDLLPDRTRAAFEFRNPAWFDDEVRTLLADRDFALVHADVDDPLPGVPADRPLPSGTWGYLRMRRLGYTQGELGRWMERVQGQGWDEAFVFFKHEDEAAGPAMAKDFLSLAGAPAFRRSPG; encoded by the coding sequence GTGCATCATTCCGCCATGCGCATCTGGACGGGAACCAGCGGCTTCGCCTACAAGGAGTGGAAGGGCCGGTTCTACCCGGAGAAGCTCCCGCAGCGGGCCTTCCTCTCGCACTACGCCGGCGAGCTGCCCGCCGTCGAGATCAACAACACCTTCTATCGGCTGCCGAAGGTCGATCTGCTGATGAAGTGGGCCGAGCAGGTCCCCGAGCGCTTCCGCTTCTCGATCAAGGCGTCGCGCCGCATCACGCACTTCAAGCGCCTCGGCCTCTCGAGCACCAACGAGACCACCTACCTGGTCGAGACCTGCGCCACCCTCGGGCCGCGGCTGGGCGTGATCCTCTTCCAGATGCCGCCCAACATGAAGAAGGATGCGGGGCGTCTGGCGGCGTTCCTGGATCTGCTTCCCGACCGCACGCGCGCCGCGTTCGAGTTCCGCAACCCGGCCTGGTTCGACGACGAGGTGCGAACACTGCTCGCCGACCGCGACTTCGCACTGGTGCACGCGGACGTCGACGACCCGCTGCCGGGCGTGCCCGCCGACCGGCCCCTGCCCTCCGGCACCTGGGGCTACCTGCGCATGCGCCGCCTCGGCTACACCCAGGGTGAGCTGGGGCGGTGGATGGAGCGCGTCCAGGGGCAGGGCTGGGACGAAGCCTTCGTCTTCTTCAAGCACGAGGACGAAGCCGCCGGACCGGCGATGGCGAAGGACTTCCTGTCGCTGGCCGGGGCGCCGGCATTCCGACGCTCCCCGGGATGA
- a CDS encoding exo-alpha-sialidase: MKTSTGFTVSAGETVLLLGTTKGAFVGRARDGGGWELDGPHFPGEEVYAMAYDGRAGRSRLWAAPGSPFWGTTLRFSDDFGASWSGKDERRVRFPEDSELSLKRIWQIRPGSEAEPDVIRLGVEPACLFESRDAGDSWQPVEGLLNHPHRERWQPGAGGLCLHTIVGDGEPDGRMMIAISAAGAYRSDDGGATWEARNHGVRAEFLPDKHPEFGQCVHKITHHPANPGRLFLQNHWGLYRSENWGDTWVDIANGVPSDFGFAMAMHPGDPDTVYIVPIESDGFRCTPDAKLRVYRTRDGGANWHPLTEGLPQENAYETVLRDALATLAPGQVFFGTRSGKVYASRDDGDSWELVRDGLPPVVCVKACVA, from the coding sequence ATGAAGACGTCGACCGGCTTCACGGTCTCCGCGGGAGAAACGGTCCTGCTGCTCGGCACGACAAAGGGGGCCTTCGTGGGCCGCGCGCGCGATGGCGGCGGCTGGGAGTTGGACGGGCCGCACTTCCCCGGCGAGGAAGTCTATGCGATGGCGTACGACGGCCGCGCCGGCCGATCGCGCCTGTGGGCGGCGCCGGGCAGCCCCTTCTGGGGGACGACGCTCCGCTTCTCCGACGACTTCGGGGCGAGTTGGTCCGGGAAGGATGAACGCCGGGTCAGGTTCCCGGAGGATTCGGAGCTCTCGCTCAAGCGCATCTGGCAGATCCGGCCCGGTTCGGAGGCCGAGCCCGATGTGATCCGCCTTGGGGTCGAGCCCGCGTGCCTCTTCGAGTCGCGCGACGCCGGGGACTCGTGGCAGCCGGTGGAGGGCCTCCTGAACCATCCCCACCGCGAGCGCTGGCAGCCGGGCGCGGGAGGGCTTTGCCTGCACACCATCGTCGGGGACGGCGAGCCGGACGGGCGCATGATGATCGCCATCTCGGCGGCCGGCGCCTACCGGAGCGACGACGGCGGGGCCACGTGGGAGGCGCGCAACCATGGCGTGCGCGCGGAGTTCCTCCCCGACAAGCACCCCGAGTTCGGCCAGTGCGTGCACAAGATCACGCATCATCCGGCGAACCCGGGACGGCTCTTCCTGCAGAACCACTGGGGGCTCTACAGGAGCGAGAACTGGGGGGATACCTGGGTCGACATCGCCAACGGGGTCCCTTCGGACTTCGGCTTCGCCATGGCGATGCATCCGGGAGATCCCGACACCGTCTACATCGTGCCCATAGAGTCGGACGGGTTCCGCTGCACCCCGGACGCGAAGCTGCGCGTGTACCGGACGCGCGACGGCGGGGCGAACTGGCACCCGCTCACCGAGGGGCTTCCGCAGGAGAACGCGTACGAGACGGTGCTGCGCGATGCGCTCGCGACGCTGGCGCCCGGTCAGGTGTTCTTCGGAACGCGAAGCGGCAAGGTGTACGCCTCGCGCGACGACGGCGATTCCTGGGAACTGGTGCGCGACGGGCTCCCGCCGGTGGTGTGCGTGAAGGCGTGCGTGGCGTGA
- a CDS encoding MoaD/ThiS family protein, whose translation MKVVLPEALRELAGGRAVVEMAVRHSVGGVLGALNASHPGLYDRLMTEQGALRPHVNIFVDGENIRFTGGLGTRVGSGSEIFVLPAISGG comes from the coding sequence GTGAAGGTCGTGCTCCCGGAGGCGCTGCGCGAGCTGGCCGGCGGGCGGGCGGTGGTGGAGATGGCGGTTCGGCATTCAGTCGGCGGGGTGCTGGGCGCGTTGAACGCTTCCCACCCGGGCCTCTACGACCGCCTGATGACCGAACAGGGTGCGCTGCGGCCCCATGTGAACATCTTCGTGGACGGCGAAAACATCCGCTTCACGGGAGGCCTCGGGACGCGAGTCGGGTCGGGCAGCGAGATCTTCGTGCTTCCCGCGATCAGCGGCGGATGA
- a CDS encoding alpha/beta hydrolase has protein sequence MTSARALSFEVAGTSVSALLVRPRDASALLVLGHGAGAGMRHVFMEEVAGLLADRGVATFRYQFPYMEAGRRYPNPQRILTATVRRAVAAAHEAAPDLPLFAGGKSMGGRMTSLAAADAPLAGLRGIAFLGFPLHGIGKPPGIERSEHLHQVELPLLFVQGTRDRLANLDFLRPVVERLGSRATLHVVEGGDHSFKVLKRSGRTHEEVMAEVADAVAGWIRSR, from the coding sequence ATGACCTCGGCTCGCGCGCTCTCCTTCGAGGTCGCCGGCACTTCGGTCTCGGCGCTGCTCGTGCGGCCGCGGGACGCGAGCGCGCTGCTGGTCCTCGGGCACGGCGCGGGCGCGGGCATGCGCCACGTCTTCATGGAGGAGGTCGCGGGGCTGCTGGCCGACCGCGGGGTCGCCACCTTTCGCTACCAGTTCCCCTACATGGAGGCGGGTCGGCGGTACCCCAACCCGCAGCGCATCCTGACGGCCACGGTGCGGCGGGCGGTGGCGGCGGCGCACGAGGCCGCTCCCGACCTGCCGCTGTTCGCGGGGGGCAAGTCCATGGGCGGCCGCATGACCTCGCTGGCCGCGGCGGACGCCCCGCTGGCGGGACTGCGCGGGATCGCCTTCCTGGGCTTCCCCCTGCACGGCATCGGGAAGCCGCCCGGCATCGAGCGGAGCGAACATCTCCACCAGGTCGAGCTGCCCCTGCTGTTCGTCCAGGGCACGCGCGACCGGCTGGCCAACCTGGACTTCCTGCGCCCGGTGGTCGAGCGGCTGGGGTCCCGCGCGACGCTGCACGTGGTCGAGGGCGGGGACCACTCGTTCAAGGTGCTCAAGAGAAGCGGACGCACCCACGAGGAAGTGATGGCGGAGGTGGCGGACGCGGTAGCGGGGTGGATCCGGTCGCGGTGA
- the ligD gene encoding DNA ligase D, with amino-acid sequence MPDRASRDKLAEYRAKRQASRTPEPFGGAALAGSRLFVVQQHDATRLHWDFRLELDGVLLSWAVPRGPSPNPQDKRMAVHVEDHPLDYAEFEGVIPEGNYGAGSVILWDKGVWVPVEDPRAGLESGKLLFDLRGFKLNGRWTLVKTRQSENSWLLIKESDAWVDERGTGAYPVESVYSGLSVDEVAHPERRQAAVEERALELGARELRVESRTVRPMLATSRDTPFTRPGWVFEIKYDGYRIIGAREGGEAVLWSRNGNDLTATFPEIARAVRGLPFGHVIVDGEVVVHDAAGLPSFGRLQKRGRLQNHADIQRAAVELPARMYVFDLLAVGGLDLRGLPLLARKQVLREVLPPAGPLHYCDHIAETGEVMYEHVTQMRLEGVVAKKADSIYVSARSGSWMKIRAVETGDFVVVGWSEPRDERPGLSSLHLARYQGDTLVHAGSVGTGFTADQLAEIREMLLEIEVDECPATGEGVFMPGRVQRWVRPELVAEVRYKEWTEAGLLRHPSFVRFREDKRPRECFLEDDAASREALAEPLPVRAPSVARDVHFTNLDKVFWPEERYTKGDLIDYYRAISPWLLPYLADRALVMTRYPDGIDGKSFYQKDAPEWAPDWLRTETVFSESSGRDLNYFVADSPEAILYIANMGTIPLHIWHSRLETPSRPDWCVLDLDPKEASFADVIRVARCIRRVCGEAGLPCYVKTSGSSGLHVMIPLGRRCTYEQSQLFGGVMSRVIAVELPEIATVERRVSRREGKVYLDYLQNGHGKLIAAPFCVRPRPGAPVSMPLEWSEVEDGLAIGQHTIRTAPARMAALGRDPLAAVLEEEPDLVAALERLMGWLS; translated from the coding sequence ATGCCTGATCGCGCATCCCGCGACAAGCTCGCCGAGTATCGCGCCAAGCGGCAGGCGTCGCGCACTCCGGAGCCGTTCGGCGGCGCGGCGCTGGCCGGAAGCCGTCTCTTCGTCGTCCAGCAGCACGATGCCACGCGCCTGCACTGGGACTTCCGGCTGGAGCTGGACGGGGTTCTGCTCTCGTGGGCCGTTCCCAGGGGGCCCTCGCCCAACCCGCAGGACAAGCGCATGGCCGTCCACGTCGAGGACCATCCCCTGGACTACGCGGAGTTCGAAGGCGTGATCCCGGAGGGCAACTACGGGGCCGGCTCGGTCATCCTCTGGGACAAGGGCGTGTGGGTGCCGGTCGAGGATCCGCGCGCGGGGCTCGAGAGCGGCAAGCTGCTCTTCGATCTGCGCGGCTTCAAGCTGAACGGCCGCTGGACGCTGGTGAAGACGCGCCAGTCCGAGAACTCGTGGCTCCTGATCAAGGAGTCCGATGCCTGGGTGGACGAGCGCGGCACCGGCGCCTACCCGGTCGAGTCGGTCTATTCGGGGCTCTCGGTGGACGAGGTCGCGCATCCGGAGCGGCGTCAGGCCGCGGTGGAGGAGCGGGCCCTGGAGCTGGGCGCGCGCGAGCTCCGGGTCGAGTCCCGCACGGTGCGGCCGATGCTCGCGACCTCGCGCGACACCCCGTTCACGCGCCCCGGGTGGGTCTTCGAGATCAAGTACGACGGCTACCGCATCATCGGCGCCCGCGAAGGCGGCGAGGCGGTGCTCTGGTCGAGGAACGGGAACGATCTCACGGCGACTTTCCCGGAGATCGCCCGGGCCGTGCGCGGCCTCCCGTTCGGCCATGTGATCGTCGACGGCGAGGTGGTGGTCCACGACGCCGCCGGGCTGCCCAGCTTCGGCCGCCTGCAGAAGCGCGGCCGCCTGCAGAACCACGCCGACATCCAGCGCGCCGCGGTCGAGCTCCCCGCGCGCATGTACGTCTTCGACCTGCTGGCGGTGGGCGGCCTCGATCTGCGCGGCCTGCCGCTGCTGGCGCGCAAGCAGGTGCTGCGCGAGGTGCTGCCTCCCGCGGGGCCGCTCCACTACTGCGATCACATCGCCGAGACGGGCGAGGTCATGTACGAACACGTCACGCAGATGCGGCTCGAGGGCGTGGTCGCCAAGAAGGCGGACAGCATCTACGTGTCGGCGCGCTCGGGCTCCTGGATGAAGATCCGGGCGGTGGAGACCGGGGACTTCGTCGTCGTCGGGTGGTCGGAGCCGCGGGACGAGCGACCAGGGCTGAGTTCGCTGCACCTGGCCCGCTACCAGGGCGACACGCTGGTGCACGCGGGCAGCGTCGGCACGGGATTCACGGCCGACCAGCTCGCCGAGATCCGTGAAATGCTCCTCGAGATCGAGGTCGACGAGTGTCCGGCTACCGGAGAGGGAGTTTTCATGCCCGGCCGCGTGCAGCGCTGGGTCCGCCCGGAGCTGGTAGCGGAGGTGCGCTACAAGGAGTGGACCGAGGCGGGTCTGCTGCGTCATCCGTCGTTTGTCCGCTTCCGCGAGGACAAGCGGCCGCGCGAGTGCTTCCTGGAGGACGACGCGGCATCCCGCGAGGCGCTGGCCGAGCCCCTGCCGGTGCGCGCACCGAGCGTCGCGCGGGATGTGCATTTCACCAACCTGGACAAGGTGTTCTGGCCGGAGGAGCGCTACACCAAGGGCGATCTCATCGACTACTACCGGGCCATCTCACCCTGGCTGCTCCCGTACCTCGCGGACCGGGCCCTGGTCATGACGCGCTACCCGGACGGCATCGACGGCAAGTCGTTCTACCAGAAGGACGCGCCCGAATGGGCCCCGGACTGGCTGCGCACCGAGACCGTCTTCTCGGAGAGCTCCGGGCGCGATCTGAACTACTTCGTCGCCGATTCGCCGGAGGCCATCCTCTACATCGCGAACATGGGCACCATCCCGCTGCACATCTGGCACAGCCGCCTGGAGACGCCTTCCCGCCCGGACTGGTGCGTGCTGGACCTGGATCCCAAGGAGGCTTCGTTCGCCGATGTCATCCGGGTGGCCCGATGCATCCGCAGGGTGTGCGGGGAGGCGGGACTGCCCTGCTACGTGAAGACGAGCGGGTCGTCAGGGCTGCATGTCATGATCCCGCTGGGGCGGCGCTGCACCTACGAGCAGTCGCAGCTCTTCGGCGGGGTGATGAGCCGCGTGATCGCGGTCGAACTGCCCGAGATCGCCACAGTGGAGCGGCGGGTGAGCCGGCGCGAGGGCAAGGTCTACCTGGACTACCTGCAGAACGGCCACGGCAAGCTGATCGCGGCTCCCTTCTGCGTGCGACCCAGACCGGGTGCCCCCGTTTCCATGCCCCTGGAGTGGAGCGAGGTGGAGGACGGGCTGGCCATCGGGCAACACACCATCCGCACTGCGCCCGCGCGCATGGCTGCGTTGGGAAGGGACCCGCTGGCCGCGGTGCTGGAAGAGGAACCCGACCTGGTAGCCGCGCTGGAGCGGTTGATGGGGTGGTTGAGTTAG